A window of Chitinophaga sp. MM2321 contains these coding sequences:
- the mtaB gene encoding tRNA (N(6)-L-threonylcarbamoyladenosine(37)-C(2))-methylthiotransferase MtaB codes for MEQVKTVAFHTLGCKLNFSETSTLSRLLEQDGFVKTDFDNSADVYVINTCSVTDNADKECRQLVRRIQRRAPQSMVVITGCYAQLKPQEIASIEGVDLVLGAAEKFNIAEHLKTLTKGDSTKICSCDIEDVNTFHASYSLNDRTRTFLKVQDGCDYTCTFCTIPMARGKSRSDSVINVVDHAQKLAADGVKEIVLTGVNLGDFGKGMEGGKKREETFYELVQELEKVAGIERYRISSIEPNLLSNEIIEFVANSHKFMPHFHIPLQSGNNEILGLMRRRYRRELYAEKVALIKQFMPHCSIGVDVIVGFPAESDTHFQDTYDFLHGLDVSYLHVFTYSERPNTPALDIKPVVPVNIRHERNKLLRNLSHKKLQFFTEQHLNQTRKVLFESHGKDGMMEGYTDNYIKVTTPYRKEWVNQLIDWELR; via the coding sequence ATGGAACAGGTAAAAACAGTAGCATTTCATACACTCGGCTGTAAGCTGAACTTTTCAGAAACCTCCACTTTGAGCAGGTTACTGGAACAGGATGGGTTTGTAAAAACAGATTTTGATAATAGTGCAGATGTATATGTTATCAATACCTGCTCCGTAACAGATAACGCTGATAAAGAATGCCGGCAGCTGGTACGCCGCATTCAACGCCGCGCCCCGCAAAGCATGGTGGTGATCACCGGTTGTTATGCACAGCTGAAACCACAGGAAATCGCTTCTATTGAAGGGGTTGACCTGGTACTGGGTGCAGCGGAAAAGTTCAATATTGCGGAACACCTGAAAACACTTACCAAAGGAGACAGTACCAAAATATGCTCCTGTGATATTGAAGATGTAAACACCTTCCACGCTTCTTATTCTCTCAACGACCGTACCCGTACCTTCCTGAAAGTACAGGATGGCTGTGATTATACCTGCACCTTCTGCACCATCCCCATGGCCAGAGGTAAAAGCCGCAGCGATAGTGTTATCAATGTGGTAGACCATGCCCAAAAGCTGGCAGCAGACGGTGTAAAAGAAATTGTACTCACCGGCGTAAACCTCGGCGATTTCGGTAAAGGCATGGAAGGCGGGAAGAAAAGAGAAGAAACTTTTTATGAGCTGGTACAGGAACTGGAAAAAGTAGCCGGTATAGAACGCTACCGCATCTCTTCCATAGAACCCAACCTCCTCAGCAATGAAATCATTGAATTTGTAGCCAACAGCCACAAGTTTATGCCGCATTTTCATATTCCATTGCAAAGCGGCAACAATGAAATATTAGGCTTAATGCGCCGCCGCTACCGCCGTGAGCTGTATGCGGAAAAAGTGGCGCTGATCAAACAGTTCATGCCGCATTGCTCCATAGGTGTGGATGTGATTGTAGGATTCCCGGCTGAAAGTGACACCCATTTCCAGGACACCTACGATTTCCTGCATGGCCTGGACGTATCTTACCTGCACGTTTTTACTTATTCAGAACGCCCCAATACACCGGCACTGGATATTAAGCCGGTAGTACCGGTCAATATCCGTCATGAGCGCAATAAATTACTGCGCAACCTGAGCCATAAAAAGCTACAGTTCTTTACTGAGCAGCACCTGAACCAGACCCGGAAAGTGCTGTTTGAATCTCATGGTAAAGACGGTATGATGGAAGGTTATACGGATAATTATATCAAAGTCACCACCCCTTACCGAAAGGAATGGGTGAACCAGCTTATTGACTGGGAACTGAGATAA
- a CDS encoding DUF4258 domain-containing protein: MKSLQKYLPVLLLALLLFAGWHKEWWKGTVPPPAIGSKPVATRAPKTAATVSGGELNRYAQLEYTRHAICRMECRHVTKAEVQEILAEGRINPEKSDPNDRPCPTYALEGYSTEGQHLRIVFAPCDENNMKVITCIDLDKDWSCHCE, from the coding sequence ATGAAGTCATTACAAAAATACCTGCCGGTTTTATTATTGGCCCTGCTGCTTTTTGCCGGCTGGCATAAGGAATGGTGGAAAGGAACTGTTCCTCCTCCTGCCATAGGTAGCAAGCCTGTAGCAACCAGGGCACCCAAAACAGCGGCCACCGTTTCCGGCGGGGAGTTGAACCGATATGCCCAACTGGAATATACCAGGCATGCCATTTGTCGGATGGAGTGCCGTCATGTGACGAAGGCAGAAGTACAGGAAATCCTGGCCGAAGGTAGGATCAATCCTGAAAAATCCGATCCCAACGACCGTCCGTGTCCTACCTATGCACTGGAAGGCTACTCTACAGAAGGCCAGCACCTGCGCATCGTATTTGCTCCCTGCGATGAAAACAATATGAAGGTGATCACCTGTATAGATCTCGACAAGGACTGGAGCTGCCATTGCGAGTAA
- the aat gene encoding leucyl/phenylalanyl-tRNA--protein transferase → MPVFQLNEQIIFPPVQLSESDGLLAVGGDLSVERLLLAYHSGIFPWYDEAPILWWSPDPRFVLFPADLKVSASMKQLLRKNRFRITFNEDFAGVIARCSRIPRAGQAGTWITPEMQEAYIRLHKAGYALSAECWEDDRLVGGLYGVKTGAFFFGESMFSDVSNASKAAFITFVQTYGDELTMIDCQVHTDHLASLGAGFITREEFLQLLDFS, encoded by the coding sequence ATGCCTGTTTTTCAACTCAATGAACAAATCATTTTTCCTCCTGTGCAGCTGTCGGAATCCGACGGCCTGCTGGCTGTGGGCGGAGATCTTTCAGTAGAAAGATTATTGCTCGCCTATCATTCGGGTATCTTTCCCTGGTATGATGAAGCACCTATTCTTTGGTGGAGCCCCGACCCCCGATTCGTTTTATTTCCTGCCGACCTGAAGGTGTCTGCTTCCATGAAGCAGTTGCTGCGGAAGAACCGTTTCCGGATTACCTTCAATGAGGACTTTGCCGGTGTAATAGCCCGCTGCAGCCGTATTCCCCGGGCAGGACAAGCAGGTACCTGGATCACGCCCGAGATGCAGGAAGCCTATATCAGGCTGCATAAAGCCGGTTATGCTTTGTCGGCAGAATGTTGGGAAGATGATCGCCTGGTAGGAGGGCTCTATGGTGTTAAAACCGGCGCCTTCTTCTTCGGGGAGTCTATGTTCAGCGATGTGAGCAATGCCTCCAAAGCAGCCTTTATTACTTTTGTGCAGACCTATGGAGATGAACTCACCATGATAGACTGCCAGGTACACACAGATCACCTGGCCTCCCTGGGCGCGGGATTTATTACCCGGGAAGAATTTTTACAACTCCTCGATTTTTCGTAA
- a CDS encoding lysophospholipid acyltransferase family protein produces the protein MNFLLKPLRVIYVVYAAATFLGIMFLILPPIFLASLLGKQRGGNIIFYFLRFWAHTWFPLVGMWVSRKYECERDNAPCIYVVNHRSYLDAAIAVKVMRLPFRPLGKVELSKIPFFGFIYRNSIVAVDRSNASARARSVREMMTALKAGISILMFPEGTTNDSDQPLRSFHNGAFRMAIELQIPVKPVLYLDAGHRLPHKGPMHISPGKCRVVFLPSIPVAGLTLNDINTLKQQTFDIMEAELRKYHHYPTLQQVG, from the coding sequence ATGAATTTTTTATTGAAACCGTTGCGTGTTATCTATGTAGTGTACGCCGCCGCCACTTTTCTGGGTATTATGTTTTTAATACTACCGCCTATTTTCCTCGCATCGCTGCTGGGAAAACAAAGGGGGGGTAATATCATATTTTATTTTTTACGTTTCTGGGCACATACCTGGTTTCCGCTGGTGGGCATGTGGGTGAGCCGCAAATATGAATGTGAGCGGGACAATGCGCCCTGTATTTACGTGGTAAACCACCGTTCTTACCTGGATGCAGCTATCGCGGTAAAAGTAATGCGTCTTCCTTTCCGTCCGCTGGGAAAAGTGGAATTATCCAAAATTCCTTTCTTCGGATTTATCTACAGAAATTCTATTGTTGCTGTAGACCGCTCTAATGCGTCCGCACGCGCCAGGAGTGTACGTGAGATGATGACCGCGCTCAAGGCAGGTATTTCCATTCTCATGTTTCCGGAAGGAACCACCAACGACAGCGATCAGCCATTAAGATCTTTTCACAATGGCGCTTTCCGGATGGCCATTGAATTACAGATACCTGTCAAACCCGTATTATACCTGGATGCCGGTCACCGGTTACCGCATAAAGGGCCTATGCATATCTCTCCCGGTAAATGCCGTGTCGTATTTCTGCCTTCCATTCCTGTTGCCGGACTTACGCTGAATGATATCAATACACTGAAACAACAGACTTTTGATATCATGGAAGCTGAACTCAGGAAGTATCACCATTATCCAACCTTGCAACAAGTAGGATGA
- a CDS encoding cation:proton antiporter, whose product MVPSSVLLLDTSLPLKDPVPIFALVLFIILLAPIILRKFRIPSIIGLILAGMLIGDHGFKIIEKGSIDLFGNAGLLYIMFLAGLELDMTEFLKNRYRSMVFGALTFFIPLMLGFVVCTYVLQFNFMATLLVSSMFATHTLVAYPLASRLGITKNEAVTVAVGGTIITDTAVLLILAIITGAQAGNLNTYFWIRLGISLAIFAAIILWLMPMLGRWFFKKIKDDKTSHFIFVLALVFASAFLAELAGVEGIIGAFLAGLALNQLIPHTSPLMNRIEFVGNALFIPFFLISVGMLVDLRVLLNGPQALIIAGALTLMAITSKWLAAFFTQLIFKYSSTQRNVIFGLSSAHAAATIAVILIGFNMGIVDEHVLNGTVVLILITCMVGSFVTESAGRRLAIQEAERQPEMPDQPERILVPISNPDRIESLLDFAVMIKDTHATTPIYPLAIVQDNDEAREKVHLTNKMMEKAVIHAAATESNVQVVTRIDLNVSDGIARATKELMVSDVILGWTDKTSTTDRWFGTIFGTTMDNVLQSVWETVYVCNFLYPLNTTKKMVLVLPPNTEYELGFLHYLQKMFMLAKQAGAKLVVFTNSKTQTFVEAFTAQSKMSIELTFKQFDTIEDFLILSREVTRDDLVVVVTARKSTLSYNAYMDGIPGRVSRHFKDNNVILLYPEQTEVDYPDGGIQLDDLTLAPIQEQLANLNKLGKVVKRIFKGPKTKDE is encoded by the coding sequence ATGGTTCCTAGCTCGGTTTTATTACTGGATACTTCCTTACCCTTGAAGGATCCGGTACCTATTTTTGCGTTGGTTTTATTCATCATACTGCTGGCGCCTATCATCCTGCGTAAATTCCGCATCCCCAGCATCATCGGATTGATCCTGGCCGGTATGCTGATCGGTGATCACGGTTTCAAGATCATTGAAAAAGGAAGTATTGACCTGTTTGGCAATGCTGGCTTATTATATATCATGTTCCTGGCCGGGCTGGAACTGGACATGACCGAGTTCCTTAAAAACCGTTACCGTAGCATGGTTTTCGGGGCGCTTACCTTTTTCATACCGCTGATGCTGGGCTTTGTGGTATGTACTTATGTGCTGCAATTCAATTTCATGGCCACTTTGCTGGTGTCCAGCATGTTTGCCACACATACACTGGTGGCTTATCCCCTGGCCAGCCGCCTGGGTATCACAAAAAATGAGGCCGTTACCGTGGCAGTGGGTGGTACCATCATTACCGATACAGCAGTGTTACTGATCCTGGCCATTATTACCGGTGCGCAGGCAGGTAACCTGAATACTTATTTCTGGATACGCCTGGGTATCTCCCTGGCTATTTTTGCCGCCATCATCCTGTGGCTGATGCCGATGCTGGGAAGATGGTTTTTTAAGAAGATCAAAGACGACAAGACCTCCCATTTCATATTTGTACTGGCACTGGTATTTGCCTCCGCATTTCTGGCCGAACTGGCCGGCGTGGAAGGCATTATCGGCGCGTTCCTGGCGGGGCTGGCGCTGAACCAGCTCATCCCCCATACGTCGCCTTTAATGAACCGTATCGAGTTTGTAGGCAACGCGCTGTTCATTCCTTTCTTCCTGATCAGTGTGGGCATGCTGGTAGACCTGCGCGTATTACTGAATGGGCCGCAAGCCCTGATCATTGCCGGGGCGCTGACGCTTATGGCGATCACCAGCAAATGGCTGGCCGCATTTTTTACACAGCTGATCTTTAAATACAGCAGCACGCAACGTAATGTGATCTTTGGTTTGAGTAGTGCGCATGCTGCCGCTACCATTGCCGTGATCCTGATCGGTTTCAATATGGGCATCGTTGATGAACACGTACTGAACGGTACCGTAGTGCTGATCCTGATCACCTGTATGGTAGGGTCTTTCGTTACTGAGAGCGCCGGCCGCAGACTGGCTATCCAGGAGGCGGAACGGCAACCGGAAATGCCCGACCAGCCTGAACGTATACTGGTACCTATTTCCAATCCCGATCGTATTGAATCATTGCTCGACTTTGCCGTGATGATCAAAGACACCCACGCTACCACTCCGATCTATCCACTGGCTATTGTACAGGATAATGACGAGGCCCGGGAAAAGGTCCATCTTACCAACAAAATGATGGAGAAGGCGGTAATCCATGCTGCGGCTACGGAAAGCAACGTACAGGTGGTTACCCGGATTGACCTCAACGTATCTGATGGCATTGCACGCGCTACCAAAGAGCTCATGGTCAGTGATGTGATCCTGGGCTGGACAGATAAAACGAGTACAACAGACCGCTGGTTCGGTACCATCTTCGGTACTACCATGGACAACGTACTACAAAGCGTATGGGAAACGGTATACGTATGTAATTTCCTGTACCCGCTGAATACTACTAAAAAAATGGTACTGGTACTACCTCCCAACACAGAGTATGAATTGGGTTTCCTGCATTATCTACAGAAAATGTTCATGCTCGCTAAACAGGCAGGTGCAAAACTGGTAGTATTTACCAACAGCAAAACACAAACCTTTGTAGAAGCCTTTACCGCACAGTCAAAGATGAGCATAGAGCTTACTTTCAAACAGTTTGATACCATCGAAGACTTTCTCATCCTGTCAAGGGAAGTTACCCGCGACGACCTGGTAGTGGTGGTAACGGCACGCAAAAGTACTTTATCCTATAATGCTTATATGGACGGCATTCCAGGCAGGGTAAGCCGTCATTTTAAAGATAATAACGTGATTCTGCTCTACCCAGAACAAACAGAAGTTGATTACCCCGATGGCGGTATACAACTGGATGACCTAACGTTGGCGCCTATACAGGAACAGTTGGCCAACCTGAATAAACTGGGTAAAGTGGTGAAAAGAATCTTTAAAGGACCCAAAACGAAAGACGAATAA
- a CDS encoding glycosyltransferase family 10 domain-containing protein, with translation MLKTLLKYIGVGIKEKKTGYKFSPTTANIEMLNFWPHENTADLWLHKFAADRFKDQLTPDNVLSFSSVFGEKSHIGKSPAGTKVFFSGENLIRFPQYEDCCFGTVDLSMGFDYTDHPDYVRFPLWILYLFKPDCNYTAIKKQLAHITTSIRTGYKPDKQFCSLVCSHDVNGIRTLLMETLSNIEQVDSGGIYLNNTNALKEKYNDHKLSFLNSYKFNICPENTNKEGYVTEKVFEAIWGGCIPVYWGSNNNPEPEVLNKDAILFYEEEGDIAALVKQVADLHANEKRYREFMMQDRFKPHAAEYIADMVSEAENRIRKCLQ, from the coding sequence ATGCTAAAAACGTTGCTCAAATATATTGGTGTAGGCATAAAAGAGAAAAAAACGGGTTATAAGTTCAGCCCTACTACGGCAAATATTGAAATGCTGAATTTCTGGCCACACGAAAACACCGCCGATTTGTGGCTGCATAAATTTGCTGCTGACCGGTTTAAAGACCAGCTTACACCCGACAATGTGCTGTCATTCTCCTCTGTTTTTGGCGAAAAATCTCATATCGGAAAAAGCCCCGCCGGTACAAAAGTTTTTTTCTCCGGTGAAAACCTGATCCGGTTTCCCCAATACGAAGATTGTTGCTTCGGCACCGTAGATCTGTCAATGGGGTTTGATTATACGGATCATCCGGACTATGTACGTTTTCCATTATGGATCCTCTATCTTTTTAAACCGGATTGCAATTATACAGCGATCAAAAAACAACTGGCGCACATCACCACTTCCATCCGGACCGGCTACAAACCGGACAAACAATTTTGTTCCCTGGTTTGCAGTCATGATGTAAATGGTATCCGCACCCTGTTAATGGAAACACTCAGCAACATTGAGCAAGTGGATAGCGGCGGCATATACCTTAATAACACCAATGCCCTGAAAGAAAAATATAACGATCATAAACTGTCTTTTCTGAACAGTTACAAGTTTAATATCTGCCCCGAAAATACCAACAAGGAAGGGTATGTCACAGAAAAGGTATTTGAAGCTATCTGGGGAGGCTGCATACCGGTTTACTGGGGAAGCAACAATAATCCGGAACCGGAAGTGCTGAACAAGGATGCTATCCTGTTTTATGAAGAAGAAGGCGACATCGCTGCATTAGTGAAACAAGTAGCAGACCTGCATGCAAATGAAAAAAGATACCGGGAATTTATGATGCAGGACAGGTTTAAACCGCATGCCGCTGAATATATTGCTGATATGGTAAGTGAGGCAGAGAACAGGATCAGAAAATGTTTGCAGTAA
- a CDS encoding ATP-dependent Clp protease adaptor ClpS: MGEQTNTEVFTKELEDLLVAEDEQFPFSLIVWNDEVNTFDWVISSLIEVCGHSHQQAEQCALIIHHNGKYAVKQGEYLKLRPLCEALLERGISATIEEMADK, from the coding sequence ATGGGCGAGCAGACAAATACAGAGGTATTTACAAAGGAACTGGAAGACTTGCTGGTAGCGGAAGATGAACAATTTCCCTTCAGCCTGATCGTGTGGAATGATGAAGTAAATACATTTGATTGGGTGATTTCCTCCCTGATAGAAGTATGTGGTCATAGTCATCAGCAGGCAGAGCAATGTGCCCTGATCATTCATCATAACGGCAAATATGCCGTCAAACAAGGGGAATACCTGAAACTGCGCCCGCTGTGCGAAGCTCTCCTGGAGCGGGGTATCAGTGCTACTATTGAAGAAATGGCCGATAAATAG
- the priA gene encoding primosomal protein N', with protein MKYADVILPLALPKNYTYAVPANMETALQVGSRVAVQLGKQKKYAGIVKAIHEHAPLYKTKPLLDMLDKDPVVYPTQLAFWSWIASYYMCSEGEVLNAALPAHLKLSSETLLLFNDAYGEDFTALDDDEYLIAEALHIRKELRIEEVQLILDKSEVYSVIKKLIEKKVCLVYEELKEVYREKKENYVQLHAEYQEESKLAALFNDMGRAPKQMELLLAYLHLLKTQGNVLQNELLKKSGATTAQLKGLVDKNILWVEKRTVDRIPTGKVDAQIDFDLSAAQETALLEVRRHFEEKQVTLLHGVTSSGKTQVYVKMMEEYLATGKQVLYLLPEIALTAQIIRRLQKHFGSSIGIYHSRFSNNERVEIWNKVKNGEIQIVLGARSSLLLPFRDLGLIVLDEEHDASYKQQDPAPRYHARDAAIYYAGLFKAKVLLGSATPALESYYNAQQGKYGLVELKERFGGMEMPVIDIVDIKQEMAEKTMDGNFTQALKTAITQSLADQKQVILFQNRRGYAPFLLCTTCGWIPHCKQCDVSLTYHKNQDKLHCHYCGTRYPYVFSCEACGSQSLIPKSFGTEKIEDDLQQIFPDARIARMDVDAVRNKDSHNKLIQLLEERSIDILVGTQMVVKGLDFENVNLVGILSADSLLSYPDFRVNERAFQMMEQVSGRAGRKHDKGTVLIQASNTRHPVLHYVTGHDYKGMYESEIAERQQFGYPPFYRILKLTLRHKNQLIVEQAAQILASWLQPHIGAQLVGPAAPLIARVRNNYLQEMLIKLPREARVIAHIKQVLREYFIQLQAEKRFRAVVIVPDVDCV; from the coding sequence ATGAAGTACGCAGATGTAATATTGCCGCTGGCATTACCTAAAAATTATACTTACGCTGTTCCTGCCAACATGGAAACTGCCTTACAGGTGGGTAGCCGCGTAGCTGTACAGTTAGGTAAACAGAAGAAGTATGCCGGTATTGTGAAAGCGATCCATGAACATGCGCCGTTGTATAAAACCAAGCCCCTGCTGGATATGCTGGATAAAGATCCCGTCGTATATCCCACACAGTTAGCCTTCTGGAGCTGGATAGCCAGTTACTATATGTGTAGTGAAGGCGAAGTGTTGAATGCGGCTTTACCCGCTCACCTGAAGCTTTCCAGCGAAACACTGTTACTTTTTAATGATGCTTACGGAGAAGATTTTACGGCACTGGATGATGATGAATACCTGATCGCAGAAGCTTTGCATATCCGCAAAGAGTTGCGTATCGAGGAAGTACAGCTCATCCTGGATAAGTCTGAAGTATATTCTGTTATCAAAAAACTGATAGAGAAAAAAGTATGTCTGGTATATGAAGAATTGAAAGAAGTATATCGGGAGAAGAAAGAGAATTATGTACAACTCCACGCCGAATACCAGGAAGAATCAAAACTGGCGGCGCTTTTCAACGATATGGGCCGCGCGCCCAAACAAATGGAACTACTGCTGGCATACCTGCACCTGCTGAAAACACAGGGCAATGTGCTGCAAAATGAATTGCTGAAAAAATCAGGTGCTACCACCGCCCAGTTAAAGGGATTGGTAGATAAAAATATTTTGTGGGTAGAGAAACGTACGGTAGATCGTATTCCTACCGGTAAGGTAGATGCCCAGATAGATTTTGATCTGAGTGCTGCGCAGGAAACCGCACTGCTGGAAGTACGTAGGCATTTCGAAGAAAAACAGGTTACCCTGTTGCACGGGGTTACTTCCAGTGGTAAAACACAGGTATATGTGAAGATGATGGAAGAATACCTGGCCACCGGTAAACAAGTACTGTACCTGTTGCCGGAGATTGCACTCACCGCACAGATCATCCGCCGGTTGCAGAAACATTTTGGTAGCAGCATCGGCATCTATCATTCCCGTTTCAGTAATAATGAGCGGGTGGAAATATGGAATAAGGTAAAGAATGGTGAGATACAAATCGTGCTGGGTGCGCGTTCCAGCCTGCTCCTGCCATTCAGGGACCTGGGACTGATTGTACTTGATGAAGAACACGACGCCTCCTACAAACAACAGGACCCTGCACCACGTTACCACGCCAGGGACGCCGCCATTTATTATGCAGGGCTCTTCAAAGCCAAGGTGCTGCTGGGTTCTGCTACGCCTGCGCTGGAATCATATTATAATGCACAACAGGGCAAATACGGACTGGTAGAACTCAAAGAACGTTTTGGCGGAATGGAAATGCCCGTGATCGATATTGTGGATATCAAGCAGGAAATGGCAGAAAAAACCATGGACGGCAATTTTACACAGGCGCTGAAAACAGCGATCACACAAAGTCTGGCCGACCAGAAACAGGTGATCCTTTTTCAGAACAGGCGGGGATATGCACCATTCCTGCTGTGTACTACCTGTGGCTGGATTCCACATTGCAAGCAATGTGATGTATCGCTTACCTACCATAAGAACCAGGATAAGCTGCATTGCCACTACTGTGGTACACGCTATCCGTATGTGTTCTCCTGTGAAGCCTGCGGCTCCCAATCGCTGATCCCTAAAAGTTTTGGTACAGAAAAAATAGAAGATGACCTGCAACAGATCTTCCCGGATGCGCGCATTGCGCGTATGGACGTGGATGCTGTGAGGAATAAGGATAGTCATAATAAATTGATCCAGCTGCTGGAAGAACGGTCTATCGATATCCTGGTGGGTACGCAGATGGTGGTAAAGGGGCTTGATTTTGAAAACGTAAACCTGGTAGGCATCCTGAGTGCGGATAGTTTGTTGAGTTACCCTGACTTCAGGGTAAATGAAAGGGCCTTTCAAATGATGGAGCAGGTGAGTGGCCGTGCTGGCCGCAAGCATGACAAAGGCACCGTATTGATCCAGGCCAGCAATACCAGGCATCCGGTATTACATTATGTTACCGGGCATGATTATAAAGGGATGTACGAATCGGAAATAGCGGAGCGGCAACAGTTTGGCTATCCTCCGTTTTATCGTATCCTGAAATTAACCCTTCGCCATAAAAATCAGTTGATAGTAGAACAGGCAGCACAGATCCTGGCGAGCTGGTTGCAACCGCATATTGGTGCACAGCTGGTAGGACCGGCAGCTCCGCTGATAGCCCGGGTACGTAATAATTATTTACAGGAGATGCTGATCAAACTGCCCCGCGAAGCACGTGTGATCGCACATATAAAACAGGTACTCCGGGAATATTTTATCCAGTTGCAGGCGGAAAAAAGATTCCGCGCTGTAGTGATTGTACCGGATGTAGACTGTGTATAA
- a CDS encoding DinB family protein, producing the protein MKKVMLLLTAVAFSGFIAPRHHAVKDDKTLLIEQLQQTKDNLLKDVAGLTDAQLEYRTAADRWSIAECVEHITLVEKAMMDGEQDMVKQPANPEKRKDIKITDESLLKMMGDRSHKVKAQEAMLPKHNYTTPGDAITAFTAQRDKLIDYVTNTSDDMRNHVTDNPFFGPVDAYQVLLMDAGHTNRHTQQIEEVKGDPGFPK; encoded by the coding sequence ATGAAAAAAGTAATGTTATTGCTGACTGCCGTCGCGTTCTCCGGCTTCATTGCCCCCCGACACCATGCTGTAAAGGATGACAAAACACTCCTGATAGAGCAATTGCAACAAACCAAAGACAACCTCCTGAAAGATGTAGCCGGACTCACCGACGCGCAGCTGGAATACAGGACTGCAGCGGATCGCTGGTCTATTGCCGAATGTGTGGAACACATCACGCTGGTAGAAAAAGCGATGATGGATGGAGAACAGGACATGGTGAAGCAGCCCGCCAACCCGGAAAAAAGAAAGGATATTAAGATCACAGATGAAAGTCTGTTGAAAATGATGGGAGACCGTAGCCATAAAGTGAAGGCCCAGGAAGCGATGTTGCCGAAACATAATTACACTACTCCGGGAGACGCCATCACCGCATTTACCGCACAACGGGATAAACTGATTGACTATGTTACGAACACCAGCGACGACATGCGCAATCATGTAACGGATAATCCGTTTTTCGGGCCAGTAGACGCTTATCAGGTGTTACTAATGGACGCCGGACATACCAACCGGCATACACAACAGATTGAAGAAGTAAAAGGAGATCCGGGATTTCCGAAATAG